Sequence from the Neptunomonas japonica JAMM 1380 genome:
GTTTTCTACAACGGCTTCAACGACTAAATCAACACGGTTGAAATCACCATAGCTCAAAGTAGGTGTTATGCGATTGATCGTTTTCGCCATTTTTGCCGCATCTAAACGACCGCGTTTAAGCTGCTTACCTAATAGCTTATTCGCTTCATCTAAACCCAGCTGCAGTGCACCTTGATTGATATCTTTCATCAAGATAGGCGTGCCTTTAACCGCCGACTGATAAGCAACACCGCCCCCCATGATACCAGCACCCAATACAGCGGCCTGTTTCACTGGGGAACCCTGCGCTTCATATTTCTTACTGACTTTTTTGACGTACTGGTCTTTCATAAACAGACCAACCAAGGCCGGAGTTACCGCATTTTTTGCTAACTTAACAAAATTTTTGGCTTCAACTTCCATGGCTTGTTCACGCTGCATCGTGCACGATTTCTGAATCGTCTTCAGCACCTGCATAGGCGCTGGATAATGCGGCCCAGCTTTTGCTCCAATCAAACCTTTAGCGGTTTCAAATGCCATCATCTGTTCGATAGTATTCAATTTAACCGGTGATTTTTTCTCGTCACGGCGCGCCTGATAATCAAACTTACCGGCGATGCACTGCTTAACAAGATCAATAGCAGCAGTTCTTACTTGATCCGTTGCAACAACTGCATCTACAGCACCATCTTTCAGGGCTACTGCAGGACGTTTCTCAGCGCCTGCACAGATCCACTCATTGGCATTATCAATACCAATCAGGCGAGGTAAACGCACTGTGCCACCCCAGCCAGGATAGATACCCAATTTAACTTCAGGCAGACCTACTTTGGCTTTATCACCCATGACACGGTAATCAGTCGCCAAGGACAATTCAAAACCACCCCCTAAAGCGATACCATTAATCGCTGTCACTGTAGGAAACGGTAAATCTTCAATCTCACTGAACAGACCTTGTAAGCGAATCAGGTTCGATATGATGGTCTCTTCATCATGATCAAACATCTGCTTAAATTCGGTGATATCAGCGCCAACTATAAAGCTGTCTTTCGCGCTGGTAAAAATAACGCCTGTTACGCCGTCTGTTTGCTGTAGCTGAGTAACTGCTTCTCGTAGCTCTTGCATCGCCAGTTGACTGAGGGTGTTTACGGCTTCATTTTTGAGGTCAAATACCACCTCATGAATACCCTCTTCAACTGCTTGCAAGCGAATCGCTTGACCTTCCATTAACATGGGATGACTCCATACGTCAGGTTATATACTGTTATTTTGTGACTTATGTCGCTTAGTAAGTTTAGTCTAGCTATTAGTGACTTTGTTACAATGACAGTTTCAATCAGCATCACTGACTTTACACTTCATATTGCTTACAAGTACCGTCACACCAATGGATTACCCTCTTATAAAAGTAACAAATTAATTCAAAACATTGCTATTAACCCAACTATAAAGCGCATTCGGCTTCTGTCTGGATAATTAAGTTATCCCAGAATACTGTGGATAACTCACTTTATAAGCATGGGGTAATCAATTATTCCCCTGATACACGCCCTCTAAAACAAGAATGTACAAAAATTGATCAGCATCAATCGCTTGAAATCTTTGTGAGAAAACCCAGCGCTTCAACTGTCGTTTTTCAACGACGTCACCTATATTTAGCCCACTTCTACATTTAGCTAACTTCTGGACAATACTTTAGGGATATCTACATGCATCTAACACTTAAACACCGATTTTTTGTGTTAATCATCTGCACCATTATTGCTTGTGCATCAATGTTTTTTGTACAAAGTTGGATGTCATCCTCTAGTGACGCTAGCTGGAATAAACTTCAGCAGCAGGCACAGGCAAGACAAACACTGCTTTTACAAATCAGACAACAGGTTGGCTACGGTGCCTTGATTCATAATTTCAAAAACTATGTATTACGCGGCACCCCCAAATACTATTCTCGCGTTGTCAGCAACTACGACGCGATTAGCGCACTCATTAACCAATACAGATCAGTGCCAGTGCTCAACAGCATAGAAACAAGCGCATTGAATGATATAGCAATGACGCTCAAGCAATACCGCCAAGCTGCTGATCAAGTACAAGGGTTATTTGCTAGAAATACGACCATCAAAGAGGTCGATAACACAGTAAAAATATCAGACTCTCCTGCGATCAAAGGTTTTACAACCCTTGAAGAGCAATACCAGCTGATTATCAGCAAAACAACCAACGAGTTTGAAGCAGTACAAGAAAACAGTACGCTTTATATGCTTATCGTTATCCTGTTGGCGCTATGCGGCGGATTAATACTTGTGTTCTGGCTTAACCGCTTTATTGTTGAGCGCCTCTCTGAGCTGCACCAGGCTATTCACGGGCTTGCAACCGGTGAGACAAACCTCAATAAGCGTCTGGACGTAAAAGGGAATGACGAGTTTGCAAAACTAGCAGCAGAGCTCAACACCTTCATGAGCCATATGGTGACATTAATAGAAGATATTCGCGGTGTATCCAACGACTTAGAAGATGGCCTTAGCCATATTAACCACAATGCGCAAGGCAACGCCGCCAGAACAGACCAGCAGAAAAATGAAACAGAGTTATTAGCAACGGCCGTAGAAGAGCTTGCCAATACCGCCCATGTTGTTGCCGATAATACCTCTGATGCAGTCACTGCTGTAGAGCATGCTCAAACTGAATTCACTAATGGTGTCCAAGCACTTTCAAGCTCAGCCAGCAGCATGCAAAAACTTGCCAGTGAAGTTGAACAAGGCTCAAACGTCATAACCAAGCTAAAAAGCCAATCAGATCGTATTGGTGAAATTATTAGCGTGATTGGTGATATAGCAGAACAAACTAACCTGCTCGCATTGAATGCAGCCATTGAAGCAGCACGTGCGGGTGACCAAGGACGCGGCTTTGCCGTTGTAGCTGATGAAGTGCGCACATTAGCAGGCAGAACTCAGCAAAGCACGATAGAAATACGCAAGATGATAGAGGAACTGCAAACAGGTTCAGAAGAAGCCGTGAGCGTTATGTCATCCAGTAAAGAGCGCAGTAATGAATCGGTCAGCTTAATATCTGAAGCTGAAAATGCACTCAAAGTAATTGCTGACGAGATGGAAACTATTTCCAGATTGAATTTGCAGATTGCAGAAGCTTCGACCCAGCAGTCAGCAGTGACAAGCGAAACGAGTGAAAATATTCAACGTATCTTTAATCTTTCAGAAGATACATCGTCTGCGGTTAAAGAAAACCAACATGCAATTAGTTCTCTCGAAAACAAGAGTGAAGTGCTCAACGGACTGGTATCTCGCTTTAATCTTTAATACAGATGCTCAGACAAAAAAAGGGCTGCAAACGCAGCCCTTTTTCACATTCTATTGCCGCTTGTTGTCACTTACAAGGCAGCTTCCAATTCAGGAACTACATCAAACAGATCAGCAACTAAGCCATAATCAGCCACCTGGAAAATAGGCGCTTCTTCATCTTTATTGATCGCAACAATGATTTTTGAGTCTTTCATACCGGCCAAATGCTGAATCGCACCAGAAATACCAACCGCAATATAAAGGTCTGGGGCCACCATTTTACCGGTTTGACCAACCTGCATATCGTTAGGTACAAAGCCAGCATCAACAGCGGCACGTGATGCACCAACAGCCGCACCTAGCTTATCTGCAAGCGTGTATAGCAGTTCAAAGTTTTCGCCATTACCCATACCACGACCACCTGATACAACGATCGAAGCAGATGTTAGTTCAGGGCGATCAGATTTAGCCAGCTCAGCACTTACGTAACGTGAGTTATCTGATGAAATCACTTCACCGATAGCATCAATGGTTGCGCTACCACCGTCAGCAGCAACAGGATCAAATGCTGTACCACGCACAGTAGCTACTTTGACAGCATCTGCAGACTTAACGGTAGCAATAGCATTACCCGCATAAATTGGACGTTGGAAAGTATCAGCACTCACAACAGCCGAAATATCAGATAACTGATTTACATCTAACAATGCAGCTACACGGGGTAAAATATTTTTACCATCTGATGTAGAAGATGCAAAGATATGTGTATAGCCTTCAGCGATAGACACCATCAATTTACTGGTGTTCTCTGCTAGGTGGTTCTCATAAGCAGCATTGTCTGCAACACGTACACTGCGTACACCTGCGACTTTAGACGCTTGCTCAGCGACAGCCTGACAACCACTTCCAGTTACCAGAATATCAATGTCTCCACCCACTTTAACAGCAGCTGCAACTGTGTTTAACGTTGCCGGTTTCAGCTCCTGGTTATCATGTTCTGCAAGAACTAGAATACTCATGACAATACCTTCGCTTCATTTTTCAGTTTATCGACCAGCTCAGCAACAGAGCCCACTATAATGCCTGCTTTGCGTTCAGCAGGTGGCTCAACCGAAACCAATGTAATATTGCTACCAACGGCAACACCCAAGTCAGCAGGGGTTTTAACATCCAGTGGCTTTTTCTTGGCTTTCATGATGTTTGGCAATGAAGCATAACGCGGTTCATTCAAACGTAGGTCAGTGGTAACAATGGCTGGCAAGTCCAGCTCAAGCGTCTGCAAACCGCCATCGATTTCACGCTTCACACTTACCTTATCGCCATCAACAACGACTTCAGAAGCAAAGGTTGCCTGTGGGCGATCCAGTAAGGCTGCTAGCATCTGTCCCGTTTGGTTGTTATCTGAGTCAATTGCTTGTTTGCCAAGAATAACCAATCCAGGTTGCTCTTCTTCAACAATTTTAGCCATCAACTTAGCAACACTTAAAGAATCTGGAGCTGTGTCAGTTTCTACGTGGATACCACGATCAGCACCAAGTGCTAACGCTGTACGAATCTGTTCTTGGCACTGTTTAGCACCAATAGAGATGACAACAACTTCAGTGGCAACACCTTTTTCTTTTAGGCGAACTGCTTCTTCAACCGCAATTTCACAGAACGGGTTCATAGCCATTTTTACGTTAGCTAGATCCACATCCGTTTTATCCGCTTTAACACGTACTTTGACGTTATAATCAATGACGCGCTTTACAGCGACAAGTATCTTCATACAAGCCTCGCTTTTGTTGTTCTTTTGATGGTCTGAACGCCAGACCTTACGTATTAATTATTAATTCTAAACCGCCAAGCCACAATAACAAAAAATACCTGTTTTACTGACGACTAGAACTATTCTCGCAAAACACCCCATAAATACAAGGGAAACCACCTAGTCTTTTAGCAGTTATTTATATTACCTTAACGTAAACGTAAAGCAAGGTCATATAACGCCCCCTGACAATACCTTTAGCGATAAAGATAAATCAGACGCTTTTCCCCGTCGATTAATTGAAGTTTGGCTGACGCTTTTCAATAAAGGCACTGAAGGCTTCTTTAGCTTCAGCTGAAGCCAATCGCTCTTTAAACTGCTCAACCTCATCCACTAATACTGTTTGCAGCGTTGCTTGTTGATGGCTTTTCATCATATTTTTACTGAGCTTAACTGCCTGAGGTGCCATGTCTGCCAATTGAGCCGCAGCGGCTTTGGCTTCACTCAAAGGGCTATCTACCGCACCATTAACCAACCCAAGCTCAGCAGCACGAACACCGCTAACACGGCTTCCTAATACTAATAGTTCAAATGCAAGCCTGTGCCCCAGCTGCTGTGGCAATAATAAGCTTGTACCTCCTTCTGGCACTAAACCTAAACGGGCAAACGGTAACTGAAAGCGCGCATCTTTAGTACAATAAACCAGATCGCAATGTAAAAGCATAGAGGTGCCAATACCGACAGCATCTCCCGCCACGGCGGCAATCACAGGTTTACTAAAGGTCGATATCGTCTGCAAAAATTTAAGGGGTAATGCCGCTTTATTTGAGCCAACCGCAGCAGCCATAAAATCTAGAATATCATTACCCGAGGTAAAGCAATCATTGCTACCTGATATCAACACACATCGAATAGAATCTTCATCAGTAGCAAACAGCAAGCCATCTATCAATGCCTGATACATATCTAATGTCAGTGCATTTTTCTTATCAGGACGATTAATCTGTAAAACCAGTACAGCTCCATCTTGCTGTTGCAGCACATGCTCAACCTTACTCATACTTAAACCCTCCTTATATTTTCAATGCGTATTCACGGCTTCGCTGAGCGTAATCCACGGTCGCATCGATATATTCATCATGCAGCGTTACCAATAATTCTGCTACGCTAGGCACACTGTTAACCGAGCCGACTCCCTGCCCGGCTGACCAGATACTTTTCCAAGCAGTAGCACCCTCTTTAGGTGCTGTTAGTTCTTCACCAAGGTTCAGCTCTTTGCTGCCTGAACCACTTACTGCACCATCAGTTTCCTGCGGTTTTCCAGTCTCTGGATTTAACCCAGCTGCTTGTAAACTTGGTTTTAAAAAATTAGCGGGGATGCCAGATATTTCGGGCGTATAAACGATATCTTTGGCATTACTATCAACAATCATCTGCTTATACTCTGTCACCGCTAAGCTCTCTTGCGTGTTGATAAAACGCGTACCCATATAAGCTAAGTCTGCCCCGAGCGTTTGTGCCGTAGCAATATCTCTACCTGTTGATAAGCAACCTGACAAGATAACGCTGCCTTGAAAGAAGGTACGAATTTCATTCACGAAAGCAAAAGGACTCAGTACACCGGCATGTCCACCGGCACCCGCACAAACAGCGATCAAGCCATCGACACCTGCCTGAGCCGCTTTTTCTGCATGGCGAATTGTCGCCACATCATGAAATACCAAACCACCATAAGAATGGACTGTCTCAACAACATCAGGAACAGCACCCAAAGATGTGATAATCAGTGGCACTTGGTGCCGCTTACAAATCTCTAGATCAGCCTGTAAGCGCGGGTTACTTTTATGCACGATTAAATTGACGCCAAATGGCGCCGCTTGTTTACCGGTTTCTGCTGTATATGCCTCTAGTGCTGTTATTATTTCGATCAGCCAAGATTCAAACTCCTCACTGGTGCGTCGATTTAAAGCAGGAAAAGTACCGACAACACCCGCTTTGCATGCCTCTATTACGAGATCAGGTCCTGATACCAAAAACATCGGCGCACAAATCAGAGGCAAGGATAAACGTCCTTGCAACAAAGTAGGAAGGCTCATGTGTTTTCTCCCGAAAAATTAAGCGATATAGGGCTCTTCATTATAGTGGTCAGGCAAATAACGCTTAATAACATCACTATCTTG
This genomic interval carries:
- the fadB gene encoding fatty acid oxidation complex subunit alpha FadB, translated to MLMEGQAIRLQAVEEGIHEVVFDLKNEAVNTLSQLAMQELREAVTQLQQTDGVTGVIFTSAKDSFIVGADITEFKQMFDHDEETIISNLIRLQGLFSEIEDLPFPTVTAINGIALGGGFELSLATDYRVMGDKAKVGLPEVKLGIYPGWGGTVRLPRLIGIDNANEWICAGAEKRPAVALKDGAVDAVVATDQVRTAAIDLVKQCIAGKFDYQARRDEKKSPVKLNTIEQMMAFETAKGLIGAKAGPHYPAPMQVLKTIQKSCTMQREQAMEVEAKNFVKLAKNAVTPALVGLFMKDQYVKKVSKKYEAQGSPVKQAAVLGAGIMGGGVAYQSAVKGTPILMKDINQGALQLGLDEANKLLGKQLKRGRLDAAKMAKTINRITPTLSYGDFNRVDLVVEAVVENINVKKSVLAEVEGHMPEDAILTSNTSTISITELAKSLKRPENFCGMHFFNPVALMPLVEVIRGEKSSEAAIARTVSYAKAMGKTPIVVNDCPGFLVNRILFPYFGGFSALLNDGADFRKIDKVMEGFGWPMGPAYLLDVVGIDTAYHADAVMAEGFPDRMQHEGENAIDRMFKLERFGQKNSKGFYQYEMDRRGKPKKLADEEVFTLLEGVLGDARDFSDEEIIARMMIPLCIETVRCLEDGIVASPAEADMGLIYGIGFPPFRGGALYYLDQMGLAEFCELAEQYKHLGGLYQPTERMKQMAAAGETYFGGEK
- a CDS encoding methyl-accepting chemotaxis protein; translated protein: MHLTLKHRFFVLIICTIIACASMFFVQSWMSSSSDASWNKLQQQAQARQTLLLQIRQQVGYGALIHNFKNYVLRGTPKYYSRVVSNYDAISALINQYRSVPVLNSIETSALNDIAMTLKQYRQAADQVQGLFARNTTIKEVDNTVKISDSPAIKGFTTLEEQYQLIISKTTNEFEAVQENSTLYMLIVILLALCGGLILVFWLNRFIVERLSELHQAIHGLATGETNLNKRLDVKGNDEFAKLAAELNTFMSHMVTLIEDIRGVSNDLEDGLSHINHNAQGNAARTDQQKNETELLATAVEELANTAHVVADNTSDAVTAVEHAQTEFTNGVQALSSSASSMQKLASEVEQGSNVITKLKSQSDRIGEIISVIGDIAEQTNLLALNAAIEAARAGDQGRGFAVVADEVRTLAGRTQQSTIEIRKMIEELQTGSEEAVSVMSSSKERSNESVSLISEAENALKVIADEMETISRLNLQIAEASTQQSAVTSETSENIQRIFNLSEDTSSAVKENQHAISSLENKSEVLNGLVSRFNL
- a CDS encoding electron transfer flavoprotein subunit alpha/FixB family protein, with amino-acid sequence MSILVLAEHDNQELKPATLNTVAAAVKVGGDIDILVTGSGCQAVAEQASKVAGVRSVRVADNAAYENHLAENTSKLMVSIAEGYTHIFASSTSDGKNILPRVAALLDVNQLSDISAVVSADTFQRPIYAGNAIATVKSADAVKVATVRGTAFDPVAADGGSATIDAIGEVISSDNSRYVSAELAKSDRPELTSASIVVSGGRGMGNGENFELLYTLADKLGAAVGASRAAVDAGFVPNDMQVGQTGKMVAPDLYIAVGISGAIQHLAGMKDSKIIVAINKDEEAPIFQVADYGLVADLFDVVPELEAAL
- a CDS encoding electron transfer flavoprotein subunit beta/FixA family protein, translating into MKILVAVKRVIDYNVKVRVKADKTDVDLANVKMAMNPFCEIAVEEAVRLKEKGVATEVVVISIGAKQCQEQIRTALALGADRGIHVETDTAPDSLSVAKLMAKIVEEEQPGLVILGKQAIDSDNNQTGQMLAALLDRPQATFASEVVVDGDKVSVKREIDGGLQTLELDLPAIVTTDLRLNEPRYASLPNIMKAKKKPLDVKTPADLGVAVGSNITLVSVEPPAERKAGIIVGSVAELVDKLKNEAKVLS
- a CDS encoding enoyl-CoA hydratase-related protein: MSKVEHVLQQQDGAVLVLQINRPDKKNALTLDMYQALIDGLLFATDEDSIRCVLISGSNDCFTSGNDILDFMAAAVGSNKAALPLKFLQTISTFSKPVIAAVAGDAVGIGTSMLLHCDLVYCTKDARFQLPFARLGLVPEGGTSLLLPQQLGHRLAFELLVLGSRVSGVRAAELGLVNGAVDSPLSEAKAAAAQLADMAPQAVKLSKNMMKSHQQATLQTVLVDEVEQFKERLASAEAKEAFSAFIEKRQPNFN
- a CDS encoding NAD(P)H-dependent flavin oxidoreductase; its protein translation is MSLPTLLQGRLSLPLICAPMFLVSGPDLVIEACKAGVVGTFPALNRRTSEEFESWLIEIITALEAYTAETGKQAAPFGVNLIVHKSNPRLQADLEICKRHQVPLIITSLGAVPDVVETVHSYGGLVFHDVATIRHAEKAAQAGVDGLIAVCAGAGGHAGVLSPFAFVNEIRTFFQGSVILSGCLSTGRDIATAQTLGADLAYMGTRFINTQESLAVTEYKQMIVDSNAKDIVYTPEISGIPANFLKPSLQAAGLNPETGKPQETDGAVSGSGSKELNLGEELTAPKEGATAWKSIWSAGQGVGSVNSVPSVAELLVTLHDEYIDATVDYAQRSREYALKI